Proteins from one Falco naumanni isolate bFalNau1 chromosome 10, bFalNau1.pat, whole genome shotgun sequence genomic window:
- the C10H20orf85 gene encoding uncharacterized protein C20orf85 homolog, which produces MAQRSAGPAPCSFVARDNGWKKYVEHELEAARRWSHKWGFLKTPLEELIEDEKKENTKPKIQLPEHLQVRPVTPVEKYIKVIPSPPVPKTTQGFIGWRSAVPGLELEHGLQIQSCKGTFFKDLKWPCEPSD; this is translated from the exons ATGGCGCAGCGGAGCGCCGGCCCGGCGCCCTGCAGCTTCGTGGCGCGGGACAACGGCTG gaaaaaatacgTTGAACATGAACTAGAAGCTGCAAGAAGATGGTCTCACAAATGGGGATTCTTGAAAACACCTCTTGAGGAG ttgattgaagatgaaaagaaagaaaatacaaagccCAAGATACAGCTTCCTGAGCATCTTCAGGTTCGACCTGTGACACctgtggaaaaatacattaag GTGATTCCATCTCCTCCAGTACCTAAGACTACCCAGGGATTTATTGGCTggaggtcagctgtcccagggTTGGAACTTGAACACGGTTTGCAAATCCAAAGCTGTAAAGGTACCTTTTTTAAGGATTTGAAGTGGCCATGTGAGCCTTCTGACTGA